Proteins from a single region of Candidatus Neomarinimicrobiota bacterium:
- a CDS encoding aminopeptidase P family protein — MRDPILTPTFFERNREKFIARMEEQSIAVFHAATPVVNSVDQFHQFRQSSDFFYFTGLEKPGCILMMHPEDAKGKTTTLFIPQPDPSKEVWEGTMLDKETAEEISGIDAKYIQWEKSFEDTFIHAQRDREVLYADYDDLGFKYGTSKNVAFVGKVRKSLPALDIVKVGKITHDLRRIKQPEEIQLIEQAIEITGKALEAIWKRLSPGVMEYELEAELAYHCIANNARRYAYEPIIASGINAATLHYIDNSKQVNDGELLLTDVGAEYSHYCADITRTVPVNGTFTDRQREIYEAVLSVEKTIIESVKPGVKMKELNAEAKDMLGDRLMDLELIGDKEETGKYYMHSIGHFLGLDTHDVGSTKPPLEPGNILTIEPGIYVQEEQLGVRIEDDVLVTEDGCRVLSEDIPKDVEAVESQAG, encoded by the coding sequence ATGCGTGATCCCATCCTAACCCCCACATTTTTCGAACGCAATCGAGAGAAGTTCATCGCCAGGATGGAAGAGCAGAGCATTGCTGTCTTCCATGCAGCGACGCCGGTCGTAAACAGCGTGGACCAGTTCCATCAATTCCGGCAGTCCAGCGACTTCTTTTATTTTACCGGACTGGAAAAGCCGGGTTGTATCCTGATGATGCATCCGGAGGATGCCAAAGGAAAGACGACAACATTGTTTATTCCGCAACCGGACCCGTCCAAAGAGGTCTGGGAAGGCACCATGCTGGACAAGGAGACCGCCGAAGAAATCAGTGGTATCGACGCCAAATACATCCAATGGGAAAAAAGTTTTGAAGATACGTTCATCCACGCTCAGCGGGACAGGGAGGTACTCTACGCGGATTACGATGACCTGGGGTTCAAATATGGGACGTCAAAAAATGTCGCCTTTGTCGGGAAAGTCCGCAAATCTCTCCCGGCGCTGGATATCGTAAAGGTGGGTAAAATCACTCACGATCTCCGTCGGATTAAGCAGCCGGAAGAGATCCAGCTGATCGAGCAGGCCATAGAAATCACTGGGAAGGCGCTGGAAGCTATCTGGAAACGGTTATCTCCGGGAGTCATGGAATATGAGCTGGAAGCGGAACTAGCCTATCATTGCATCGCAAACAACGCCCGCCGGTATGCGTACGAGCCGATTATCGCGTCAGGGATTAACGCGGCTACACTCCACTACATCGACAACTCCAAACAGGTAAATGATGGCGAACTGCTCCTGACTGACGTAGGAGCAGAGTACTCCCACTACTGTGCAGATATCACGAGAACAGTTCCGGTGAACGGTACTTTTACCGATCGGCAACGGGAGATCTATGAAGCCGTATTATCGGTTGAAAAGACAATCATTGAATCGGTGAAGCCTGGCGTGAAGATGAAGGAACTAAACGCGGAGGCCAAAGATATGCTTGGCGATCGGTTAATGGATTTGGAACTCATCGGTGATAAGGAGGAGACCGGGAAATATTATATGCACTCCATTGGCCATTTCCTGGGCTTGGATACTCATGACGTAGGCAGCACCAAGCCACCGCTGGAGCCGGGCAATATACTCACTATTGAGCCGGGGATTTATGTCCAGGAAGAACAACTCGGTGTTCGTATCGAGGACGACGTACTTGTTACCGAAGACGGTTGCCGTGTACTGTCTGAAGACATCCCCAAAGATGTGGAGGCGGTTGAGTCACAGGCAGGATAA
- a CDS encoding ferritin: protein MISDKIEALLNDQIAKEFYASHYYLALASWCDTQGYEGAAHFFVAQSNEEREHGMRIFHYVNDMDGHAVAPEIEKPPVKFESFGSTFENALEQERQNTKAIHEIVDVSLEEKDYSTYNFMHWYLDEQVEEETLFKGILDKLNIIGDDKSGLYMLDKELGQRQGAPAAGEGEE, encoded by the coding sequence ATGATTTCTGATAAAATTGAAGCGTTGCTCAATGATCAAATCGCAAAGGAATTTTATGCTTCGCATTATTATCTCGCGCTGGCGTCCTGGTGCGATACCCAGGGCTACGAAGGCGCTGCCCACTTCTTTGTCGCACAGTCCAATGAAGAGCGGGAACACGGCATGCGGATTTTCCACTACGTGAACGACATGGACGGACATGCCGTTGCGCCTGAGATTGAAAAGCCGCCGGTGAAATTTGAATCGTTCGGCTCGACTTTTGAGAATGCCCTGGAGCAGGAAAGGCAAAACACCAAAGCTATTCACGAAATTGTGGATGTCTCCCTGGAAGAGAAGGACTACAGCACCTATAACTTTATGCATTGGTATCTGGACGAGCAGGTGGAAGAGGAAACATTGTTTAAGGGCATTCTTGACAAACTGAACATCATCGGTGATGACAAAAGCGGCTTGTACATGCTGGACAAGGAACTTGGACAACGTCAGGGCGCTCCGGCTGCCGGCGAGGGTGAAGAATAA